One Helianthus annuus cultivar XRQ/B chromosome 12, HanXRQr2.0-SUNRISE, whole genome shotgun sequence genomic region harbors:
- the LOC110894600 gene encoding defensin SD2, translated as MKSSMKMFAALLLVVMCLLANEMGGPLVVEARTCESQSHKFKGTCLSDTNCANVCHSERFSGGKCRGFRRRCFCTTHC; from the exons ATGAAGTCTTCCATGAAGATGTTTGCAGCATTGTTGCTTGTTGTCATGTGTCTATTAGCCAATG AAATGGGTGGTCCGCTGGTGGTGGAAGCGAGGACATGCGAGTCGCAGAGCCACAAGTTCAAGGGGACGTGCTTGAGCGACACCAACTGTGCCAACGTGTGCCACTCTGAGAGGTTTTCTGGTGGCAAATGCCGTGGGTTTCGACGCCGGTGTTTCTGCACCACGCATTGCTAG